Proteins encoded together in one Kitasatospora albolonga window:
- a CDS encoding acetate--CoA ligase has product MPRDTTDTLGLGEVVSNESLANLLREERKFAPPAALAANANVTAAAYEQAEADRLGFWAEQARRLTWATEPTETLDWSNPPFAKWFADGRLNVAYNCVDRHVEAGNGDRVAIHFEGEPGDSRAITYAELKDEVSRAANALTELGVGKGDRVAVYLPMIPEAAVAMLACARIGATHSVVFGGFSADAIATRIQDADAKVVITADGGYRRGKPSALKPAVDDAVSRIESVEHVLVVRRTGEDTAWTEGRDVWWHEITGRQSAEHTPEAFEAEQPLFILYTSGTTGKPKGILHTSGGYLTQAAYTHHAVFDLKPETDVYWCTADVGWVTGHSYIVYGPLANGATQVMYEGTPDTPHQGRFWEIVQKYGVTILYTAPTAIRTFMKWGDDIPAKFDLSSLRVLGSVGEPINPEAWMWYRKHIGADTCPIVDTWWQTETGAMMISPLPGVTATKPGSAQRALPGIAATVVDDEANEVPDGGGGYLVLTEPWPSMLRTIWGDDQRFLDTYWSRFEGKYFAGDGAKKDEDGDVWLLGRVDDVMLVSGHNISTTEVESALVSHPSVAEAAVVGAADETTGQAIVAFVILRGSATASDELVAELRNHVGATLGPIAKPKRVLPVAELPKTRSGKIMRRLLRDVAENRELGDVTTLTDSSVMDLITTQLPSAPSED; this is encoded by the coding sequence ATGCCCCGGGACACCACGGACACCCTGGGACTGGGAGAAGTCGTGAGCAACGAGAGCCTGGCCAACCTGCTTCGGGAAGAGCGGAAGTTCGCTCCGCCTGCCGCTCTGGCCGCCAACGCCAACGTCACCGCAGCGGCGTACGAGCAGGCCGAGGCGGACCGGCTGGGCTTCTGGGCCGAGCAGGCCCGCCGCCTGACGTGGGCCACCGAGCCGACCGAGACCCTCGACTGGAGCAACCCGCCCTTCGCCAAGTGGTTCGCGGACGGCAGGCTGAACGTCGCGTACAACTGCGTGGACCGGCACGTCGAGGCGGGCAACGGCGACCGGGTCGCCATCCACTTCGAGGGCGAGCCCGGCGACAGCCGCGCCATCACCTACGCGGAGCTGAAGGACGAGGTCTCCCGCGCCGCCAACGCCCTGACCGAGCTGGGCGTCGGCAAGGGCGACCGGGTCGCCGTCTACCTGCCGATGATCCCCGAGGCCGCCGTCGCGATGCTGGCCTGCGCCCGCATCGGCGCCACGCACTCGGTGGTCTTCGGCGGCTTCTCCGCCGACGCCATCGCCACCCGTATCCAGGACGCGGACGCCAAGGTCGTCATCACGGCCGACGGCGGCTACCGCCGGGGCAAGCCCTCCGCGCTCAAGCCCGCGGTCGACGACGCCGTTTCCCGTATCGAGAGCGTCGAGCACGTCCTCGTGGTCCGCCGCACCGGCGAGGACACCGCCTGGACCGAGGGCCGCGACGTCTGGTGGCACGAGATCACCGGCCGCCAGTCCGCCGAGCACACCCCCGAGGCGTTCGAGGCGGAGCAGCCGCTCTTCATCCTCTACACCTCGGGCACGACGGGTAAGCCGAAGGGCATCCTGCACACCTCCGGCGGCTACCTCACCCAGGCCGCGTACACGCACCACGCGGTCTTCGACCTCAAGCCGGAGACCGATGTCTACTGGTGCACCGCCGACGTCGGCTGGGTGACCGGCCACTCGTACATCGTGTACGGGCCGCTGGCCAACGGCGCGACCCAGGTCATGTACGAGGGCACGCCCGACACCCCGCACCAGGGCCGCTTCTGGGAGATCGTGCAGAAGTACGGCGTCACGATCCTCTACACCGCGCCCACCGCGATCCGGACGTTCATGAAGTGGGGCGACGACATCCCCGCGAAGTTCGACCTGAGCAGCCTCCGGGTCCTCGGTTCGGTCGGTGAGCCGATCAACCCCGAGGCGTGGATGTGGTACCGGAAGCACATCGGCGCCGACACGTGCCCGATCGTGGACACCTGGTGGCAGACCGAGACCGGCGCGATGATGATCTCGCCGCTGCCGGGCGTCACCGCGACCAAGCCGGGCTCCGCCCAGCGCGCGCTGCCCGGGATCGCGGCCACCGTCGTGGACGACGAGGCCAACGAGGTGCCGGACGGCGGGGGCGGCTATCTGGTCCTCACCGAGCCGTGGCCCTCCATGCTCCGCACCATCTGGGGCGACGACCAGCGGTTCCTCGACACCTACTGGTCGCGCTTCGAGGGCAAGTACTTCGCGGGCGACGGCGCCAAGAAGGACGAGGACGGCGATGTCTGGCTGCTCGGCCGGGTCGACGACGTCATGCTCGTGTCGGGCCACAACATCTCGACCACCGAGGTCGAATCCGCCCTCGTCTCCCACCCGTCGGTCGCCGAGGCGGCCGTGGTCGGCGCGGCCGACGAGACGACGGGCCAGGCCATCGTCGCGTTCGTGATCCTGCGCGGCAGCGCGACCGCCTCCGACGAGCTGGTCGCGGAGCTGCGCAACCACGTCGGCGCGACGCTCGGCCCGATCGCGAAACCCAAGCGGGTCCTGCCGGTGGCCGAGCTGCCGAAGACCCGGTCCGGCAAGATCATGCGCCGCCTGCTGCGTGATGTCGCCGAGAACCGCGAGCTGGGCGACGTCACCACGCTCACCGACTCCTCGGTGATGGACCTGATCACCACTCAGCTGCCGTCCGCACCGTCGGAGGACTGA
- a CDS encoding Na+/H+ antiporter NhaA: MAPPTPASPTPSSPRPAPPTPDPEAPPRRTLLGRLPLPERTYLADALRTETVGGLILLAAAVTALVWANSFDGSYADVSGFHFGPAALGLDLSVAHWAADGLLAVFFFVVGAELKRELVAGQLRDPKAAALPIVAALCGMAVPALVYTLTNVVGGGSLSGWAVPTATDIAFALAVLAVIGTSLPSALRAFLLTLAVVDDLFAILIIAVFFTEDLDFLALGGAALGLLLFHLLLRFEVRGWYVYVPLALVIWGLMYNSGVHATIAGVAMGLMLRCTRREGEAHSPGEHIEHLVRPLSAGVAVPLFALFSAGVSLKGDALAGVFTRPETLGVVLGLVVGKTVGIFGGTYLTARFTKAELNKDLAWADVFAVASLAGIGFTVSLLIGELSFAGDAGMVNEIKAAVLLGSLIAAVLACVLLRLRVRRYRELYEAEELDEDGSGVPDVYEQDDPGYHQRMAAIHEEKAAEHRRRAQQAGATGNEPDSPA; this comes from the coding sequence GTGGCCCCGCCCACCCCTGCCTCGCCCACGCCTTCCTCGCCCCGCCCTGCCCCGCCCACGCCCGACCCGGAGGCCCCGCCCCGCCGTACCCTGCTCGGCCGCCTCCCCCTCCCCGAGCGCACCTACCTGGCGGACGCGCTCCGCACCGAGACCGTCGGCGGGCTGATCCTGCTGGCCGCCGCCGTCACCGCCCTGGTCTGGGCGAACAGCTTCGACGGCTCGTACGCGGACGTCAGCGGCTTCCACTTCGGCCCCGCCGCCCTCGGGCTGGACCTCTCCGTGGCGCACTGGGCGGCGGACGGGCTCCTCGCGGTCTTCTTCTTCGTCGTGGGCGCCGAGCTCAAGCGGGAGCTGGTCGCGGGCCAGCTCCGCGATCCGAAGGCGGCCGCCCTCCCGATCGTGGCGGCCCTGTGCGGTATGGCGGTGCCCGCGCTCGTCTACACGCTCACCAACGTGGTGGGCGGCGGCTCGCTGTCGGGCTGGGCCGTTCCCACCGCCACCGACATCGCCTTCGCGCTCGCCGTCCTCGCGGTGATCGGCACCTCGCTGCCCTCCGCGCTGCGGGCCTTCCTGCTCACGCTCGCCGTCGTCGACGACCTCTTCGCCATCCTGATCATCGCGGTGTTCTTCACCGAGGACCTCGACTTCCTGGCGCTCGGCGGAGCCGCCCTCGGCCTGCTGCTCTTCCACCTCCTGCTCCGCTTCGAGGTCCGGGGCTGGTACGTCTACGTACCGCTCGCGCTGGTCATCTGGGGCCTGATGTACAACAGCGGCGTCCACGCCACCATCGCCGGGGTCGCCATGGGGCTGATGCTGCGCTGCACCCGGCGCGAGGGCGAGGCGCACTCCCCCGGCGAGCACATCGAGCACCTGGTCCGCCCGCTGTCGGCCGGGGTGGCCGTACCGCTGTTCGCGCTCTTCTCCGCCGGGGTCTCCCTGAAGGGCGACGCGCTGGCCGGTGTGTTCACCCGGCCCGAGACCCTCGGGGTGGTCCTCGGGCTCGTCGTCGGCAAGACCGTCGGCATCTTCGGCGGTACGTACCTCACCGCCCGCTTCACCAAGGCGGAGCTGAACAAGGATCTGGCCTGGGCGGACGTCTTCGCGGTCGCCTCGCTCGCCGGGATCGGGTTCACCGTGTCGCTGCTCATCGGCGAGCTGTCCTTCGCGGGCGACGCGGGCATGGTCAACGAGATCAAGGCCGCCGTCCTGCTCGGCTCCCTGATCGCCGCCGTGCTCGCCTGTGTCCTGCTCAGGCTGCGGGTCCGCAGATACCGCGAGCTGTACGAGGCCGAGGAACTGGACGAGGACGGCTCCGGGGTGCCCGACGTCTATGAACAGGACGATCCGGGGTACCACCAGCGGATGGCCGCGATCCACGAGGAGAAGGCGGCCGAGCACCGCCGTCGCGCCCAACAGGCGGGGGCAACGGGCAATGAGCCGGACAGTCCGGCATGA
- a CDS encoding transporter has product MSDPGNYVGSADRSIGQLVAAATAEMSALVHDEIALAKAEVRQDVKRGAIGSAAFIAAGVLLLFTMPMLSFAAAYGIHNLGLGLAWSFLIVAGAFILLAALIGFIGLRKFKKIKPPEKSIASAKQTAAVLQNAKPHPRPAIEAEAILKRSGSSLAAGRGVESLPGGDKAGSVARSST; this is encoded by the coding sequence ATGAGCGACCCCGGCAACTACGTGGGCAGCGCGGACCGCAGCATCGGGCAGCTGGTCGCCGCGGCGACGGCCGAGATGTCCGCGCTGGTGCACGACGAGATCGCCCTGGCGAAGGCGGAGGTGCGCCAGGACGTCAAGCGCGGGGCGATCGGCAGCGCGGCGTTCATCGCAGCGGGCGTGCTGCTTCTCTTCACGATGCCGATGCTGAGCTTCGCGGCGGCGTACGGCATCCACAACCTGGGCCTGGGCCTGGCCTGGTCGTTTCTGATCGTGGCGGGCGCCTTCATCCTGCTGGCCGCCCTGATCGGCTTCATCGGGCTGCGGAAGTTCAAGAAGATCAAGCCGCCGGAGAAGTCCATCGCCTCCGCCAAGCAGACCGCCGCCGTCCTCCAGAACGCGAAGCCTCACCCCCGCCCGGCCATCGAGGCCGAGGCGATCCTCAAGCGTTCCGGCTCCAGCCTCGCGGCGGGCAGGGGCGTCGAGAGCCTGCCGGGCGGAGACAAGGCCGGCTCTGTGGCACGCTCGTCCACATGA
- a CDS encoding alpha/beta hydrolase, translated as MTVPDSSASGPAGPWTSPAGTGGPVRLDGPWTHRDVAANGARFHIAEMGEGPLVLLLHGFPQFWWTWRHQLPALAEAGFRAVAMDLRGVGGSDRTPRGYDPANLALDVTGVIRSLGEPDAALVGHDLGGYLAWTAAVMRPKLVRRLVVSSMPHPRRWRSSMLSDVAQTRAGSYIWGFQRPWLPERQLVADDAALVGRLIQDWAGPRTPDFPDEETLAVYRRAMSIPSTAHCSIEPYRWMVRSLARPDGVQFNRRMKRPVRVPTLHLHGSLDPAVRTRSSAGSGEYVEAPYRWRLFDGVGHFPHEEDSIGFSTELINWLKDPEPDR; from the coding sequence ATGACGGTTCCCGATTCCAGCGCATCCGGCCCGGCGGGCCCGTGGACGAGCCCGGCCGGTACCGGGGGCCCCGTACGGCTCGACGGCCCCTGGACCCACCGGGACGTGGCCGCCAACGGTGCGCGGTTCCACATCGCCGAGATGGGCGAGGGGCCGCTGGTGCTCCTCCTGCACGGCTTCCCGCAGTTCTGGTGGACCTGGCGCCACCAGCTGCCCGCGCTCGCCGAGGCGGGGTTCCGGGCCGTCGCGATGGACCTGCGCGGGGTGGGGGGCAGCGACCGCACCCCGCGCGGTTACGACCCCGCCAACCTGGCGCTCGACGTCACCGGGGTGATCCGCTCCCTCGGTGAGCCGGACGCGGCCCTGGTCGGCCACGATCTGGGCGGCTACCTCGCCTGGACCGCCGCCGTGATGCGGCCCAAGCTGGTGCGCCGGCTCGTCGTCTCCTCCATGCCACACCCGCGCCGCTGGCGCTCCTCGATGCTGTCCGACGTCGCCCAGACGCGGGCGGGCTCGTACATCTGGGGCTTCCAGCGGCCCTGGCTGCCGGAGCGTCAGCTCGTCGCGGACGACGCCGCGCTGGTGGGGCGGCTGATCCAGGACTGGGCGGGCCCCCGGACCCCGGACTTCCCCGACGAGGAGACCCTGGCCGTCTACCGGCGGGCCATGAGCATCCCCTCGACCGCCCACTGCTCGATCGAGCCGTACCGCTGGATGGTCCGGTCGTTGGCGCGTCCCGACGGGGTCCAGTTCAACCGGCGGATGAAGCGGCCGGTGCGGGTACCCACCCTGCATCTGCACGGATCGCTCGATCCGGCGGTCCGGACCCGGAGTTCGGCGGGGTCGGGCGAGTACGTCGAGGCGCCCTACCGGTGGCGACTTTTCGACGGTGTCGGTCACTTCCCCCACGAGGAGGATTCGATCGGCTTCTCCACCGAACTCATCAACTGGCTCAAGGACCCCGAGCCCGACCGGTAG
- a CDS encoding serine protease — MNVLDILLLLAAVWFAVIGYRQGFVVGILSVIGFLGGGLVAVYLLPIIWDRVTDGSEVSTTTAIVAVVIVIVCASVGQAFTTHLGNRLRRYITWSPVRALDATGGALVNVVAMLLVAWLIGLLLANTTLPPISKQARNSSVLLGVSRVMPQQAPNWFKDFTSVLAQNGFPQVFSPFANEPITEVRAPDPALVGSPVAARAKKSIVKVVGTAPSCGKVLEGTGFVFAERRVMTNAHVVGGVEEPTVQIGGEGRLYDAKVVLYDWQRDIAVLDVPDLRATPLEFTGADDDAESGDSAIVAGFPENGAYDVRSARVRARIDANGPDIYQRGTVRRDVYSLYATVRQGNSGGPLLTPDGKVYGVVFAKSLDDADTGYALTADEIREDIEIGRTANQQVDSQGCAL; from the coding sequence GTGAACGTGCTCGACATCCTGCTGCTGCTCGCCGCCGTCTGGTTCGCGGTCATCGGCTACCGCCAGGGTTTTGTCGTCGGCATCCTGTCGGTGATCGGCTTCCTGGGCGGCGGCCTCGTCGCCGTCTACCTGCTCCCGATCATCTGGGACCGGGTGACCGACGGGTCCGAGGTCTCCACCACGACCGCCATCGTCGCGGTCGTCATCGTGATCGTCTGCGCCTCCGTCGGCCAGGCATTCACCACCCACCTGGGCAACAGACTGCGCCGGTACATCACGTGGTCGCCCGTGCGCGCCCTGGACGCCACCGGCGGCGCCCTGGTCAACGTCGTGGCGATGCTGCTGGTGGCCTGGCTGATCGGGCTGCTGCTGGCCAACACCACGCTGCCGCCCATCAGCAAGCAGGCCCGCAACTCCTCGGTGCTGCTCGGGGTCAGCCGGGTGATGCCCCAGCAGGCGCCCAACTGGTTCAAGGACTTCACCTCCGTCCTGGCGCAGAACGGCTTCCCGCAGGTCTTCAGCCCCTTCGCCAACGAGCCGATCACCGAGGTCAGGGCCCCGGACCCGGCACTGGTGGGCAGTCCGGTCGCCGCGCGCGCCAAGAAGTCGATCGTCAAGGTCGTGGGTACGGCCCCGAGCTGCGGCAAGGTCCTCGAAGGCACCGGCTTCGTCTTCGCCGAGCGCCGCGTGATGACCAACGCCCATGTCGTCGGCGGCGTCGAGGAGCCCACCGTGCAGATCGGCGGCGAGGGGCGGCTCTACGACGCGAAGGTGGTCCTGTACGACTGGCAGCGCGACATCGCGGTCCTGGACGTGCCCGACCTCAGGGCCACCCCCCTGGAGTTCACCGGCGCGGACGACGACGCGGAGAGCGGCGACAGCGCGATCGTCGCGGGCTTCCCGGAGAACGGCGCGTACGACGTGCGCTCCGCCCGCGTCCGCGCCCGTATCGACGCCAACGGCCCCGACATCTACCAGCGGGGCACCGTCCGCCGCGATGTCTACTCCCTCTACGCGACCGTGCGCCAGGGCAACTCGGGCGGCCCGCTGCTCACTCCGGACGGCAAGGTGTACGGGGTGGTCTTCGCCAAGTCGCTCGACGACGCGGACACCGGTTACGCGCTGACGGCCGACGAGATCCGCGAGGACATCGAGATCGGCCGCACGGCCAACCAGCAGGTCGACAGCCAGGGCTGCGCCCTCTGA
- a CDS encoding coenzyme A pyrophosphatase produces the protein MPADARAAAAPGAIDVTTDGLPAWLDPVARAARSVRPQQLSRFLPPESGAGRQSAVLVLFGEGARGPELLLMERSGTLRSHAGQPSFPGGSLDPEDGDQATTGPLRAALREAEEETGLDPRGVQLFGVLPRLYIPVSSFVVTPVLGWWRAPSPVGVVDPAETARVFTVPVADLTDPANRAMAVHPSGHSGPAFLVESALVWGFTAGVIDRILHYAGWERPWDRARQVPLDWRA, from the coding sequence ATCCCCGCCGATGCCCGCGCGGCAGCCGCCCCCGGCGCGATCGACGTCACCACCGACGGCCTGCCCGCCTGGCTCGACCCCGTGGCCCGGGCCGCCCGCAGCGTCCGCCCGCAGCAGCTCAGCCGCTTCCTGCCGCCCGAGAGCGGAGCGGGCAGGCAGTCCGCCGTCCTGGTCCTCTTCGGGGAGGGGGCGCGCGGTCCCGAGCTGCTGCTCATGGAGCGCTCCGGCACCCTGCGCTCGCACGCCGGACAGCCCTCCTTCCCCGGCGGCTCCCTCGACCCCGAGGACGGCGACCAGGCCACCACCGGGCCGCTGCGGGCCGCGCTGCGCGAGGCCGAGGAGGAGACCGGCCTCGATCCCCGGGGCGTCCAGCTCTTCGGCGTACTGCCCCGGCTGTACATCCCGGTCAGCAGCTTCGTCGTGACGCCCGTCCTCGGCTGGTGGCGGGCGCCCAGCCCGGTCGGGGTGGTCGATCCGGCCGAGACGGCCCGGGTCTTCACCGTTCCCGTGGCGGATCTCACGGACCCGGCCAACCGGGCCATGGCCGTCCATCCGAGCGGGCACAGCGGCCCCGCGTTCCTGGTCGAATCGGCCCTGGTCTGGGGATTCACGGCCGGAGTGATCGACCGCATCCTGCACTACGCGGGCTGGGAACGCCCGTGGGACCGGGCCAGACAGGTGCCGCTCGACTGGCGCGCATGA
- a CDS encoding endonuclease III — translation MVRRARRINRELAEVYPYAHPELDFRNPFELLVATVLSAQTTDLRVNQTTPALFAAYPTPEDMAAAVPEEMEELIRPTGFFRAKTKSLLGLSAALRDDFGGEVPGRLEDLVKLPGVGRKTANVVLGNAFGVPGITVDTHFGRLVRRWKWTDEEDPVKVEAVIADIFPKSEWTMLSHRVIFHGRRICHSRKPACGACPIAPLCPSYGEGETDPEKARKLLKYEMGGYPGQRLSPPPDFPGKPAPALGAV, via the coding sequence CTGGTCCGCCGCGCCCGCCGGATCAACCGGGAGCTCGCCGAGGTCTATCCGTACGCCCACCCCGAGCTGGACTTCCGCAACCCCTTCGAGCTGCTCGTCGCCACGGTCCTCTCCGCCCAGACCACCGACCTGAGGGTCAACCAGACCACCCCCGCGCTCTTCGCCGCCTACCCGACGCCCGAGGACATGGCGGCGGCCGTCCCGGAGGAGATGGAGGAGCTGATCCGGCCGACCGGCTTCTTCCGGGCCAAGACGAAGTCCCTCCTCGGCCTCTCCGCCGCCCTGAGGGACGACTTCGGCGGCGAGGTCCCCGGCCGTCTGGAGGACCTGGTCAAACTGCCCGGCGTCGGCCGCAAGACCGCCAATGTCGTGCTGGGCAATGCGTTCGGCGTACCGGGGATCACTGTCGACACGCACTTCGGCCGACTGGTCCGGCGCTGGAAGTGGACGGACGAGGAGGACCCGGTGAAGGTCGAGGCGGTGATCGCCGACATCTTCCCCAAGAGCGAGTGGACGATGCTCTCGCACCGCGTGATCTTCCACGGCCGCCGGATCTGCCACTCCCGGAAACCGGCCTGCGGCGCCTGCCCCATCGCGCCGCTCTGCCCTTCGTACGGTGAGGGGGAGACCGACCCCGAGAAGGCCCGGAAGCTCCTGAAGTACGAGATGGGCGGCTACCCGGGCCAGCGGCTCAGCCCGCCCCCCGACTTCCCGGGCAAGCCCGCTCCCGCGCTGGGAGCCGTATGA
- a CDS encoding Crp/Fnr family transcriptional regulator has product MDDVLRRAPLFAALDDEQAAELRASMSEVTLARGDALFHEGDQGDRLYVVTEGKVKLHRTSPDGRENMLAVLGPGELIGELSLFDPGPRTATASALTEVKLLGLGHGDLQPWLNARPEVATALLRAVARRLRKTNDQMSDLVFSDVPGRVARALLDLSRRFGVQSEEGIHVVHDLTQEELAQLVGASRETVNKALADFAGRGWLRLEARAVILLDVERLAKRSR; this is encoded by the coding sequence GTGGACGACGTTCTGCGGCGCGCCCCGCTTTTCGCGGCGCTCGATGACGAGCAGGCCGCGGAGCTCCGCGCCTCGATGAGTGAGGTGACCCTCGCGCGCGGCGACGCGCTTTTCCACGAGGGCGACCAGGGTGACCGCCTGTACGTGGTCACCGAGGGCAAGGTGAAGCTCCACCGCACCTCGCCCGACGGGCGCGAGAACATGCTGGCCGTGCTCGGCCCCGGCGAGCTGATCGGTGAGCTCTCGCTCTTCGACCCCGGCCCGCGTACGGCGACCGCCTCCGCGCTGACCGAGGTCAAGCTCCTCGGCCTCGGCCACGGCGACCTCCAGCCCTGGCTCAACGCCCGGCCCGAGGTGGCCACCGCGCTGCTGCGCGCCGTCGCCCGGCGCCTGCGCAAGACCAACGACCAGATGTCCGACCTGGTCTTCTCCGATGTGCCGGGCCGGGTCGCCCGCGCCCTCCTGGACCTGTCGCGCCGCTTCGGCGTGCAGTCGGAGGAAGGCATCCACGTCGTCCACGACCTCACCCAGGAGGAGCTGGCCCAGCTGGTCGGCGCCTCCCGCGAGACGGTCAACAAGGCCCTCGCGGACTTCGCGGGCCGTGGCTGGCTGCGCCTGGAGGCCCGCGCGGTCATCCTGCTGGACGTGGAGCGGCTGGCCAAGCGCTCGCGCTGA
- a CDS encoding MBL fold metallo-hydrolase, with the protein MTDAAALPGQPRGVVASGPATARTVNVLAPNPSAMTLDGTNTWIVAEPGSALAVVIDPGPLDDVHLRAVIDAVERSGRRVALTLLTHGHPDHAEGAGRFAELTGTKVRALDPALRLGDEGLGAGDVITTGGLELRVVPTPGHTADSLSFHLPADRAVLTGDTILGRGTTVVAHPDGRLGDYLDSLRRLRSLTVDDGVHTVLPGHGPVLEDAQGAVEFYLAHRAHRLAQVETAVEAGLRTPSDVVARVYADVDRSLWPAAELSVRAQLEYLAGHGLI; encoded by the coding sequence ATGACCGACGCAGCGGCCCTCCCCGGGCAGCCGCGCGGAGTCGTGGCCTCCGGTCCAGCGACCGCCCGTACGGTCAACGTCCTCGCGCCGAACCCGTCCGCGATGACGCTCGACGGCACGAACACCTGGATCGTCGCCGAGCCCGGCTCCGCCCTCGCGGTCGTCATCGACCCCGGGCCGCTCGACGACGTACACCTGAGGGCCGTGATCGACGCGGTGGAGCGGTCCGGGCGGCGCGTGGCCCTCACTCTGCTCACGCACGGCCACCCTGATCACGCGGAGGGCGCGGGGCGGTTCGCCGAGCTGACGGGGACGAAGGTACGGGCCCTGGACCCGGCGCTGCGGCTGGGGGACGAGGGTCTCGGGGCGGGCGATGTGATCACTACCGGGGGGCTGGAGCTGCGCGTGGTCCCGACGCCGGGCCACACCGCGGACTCGCTCTCGTTCCATCTGCCCGCCGACCGGGCGGTGCTGACGGGCGACACGATCCTGGGACGCGGTACGACGGTGGTCGCGCACCCGGACGGGCGGCTCGGGGACTACCTGGACTCGCTCAGGCGGCTGCGTTCGCTGACGGTCGACGACGGCGTGCACACGGTGCTGCCGGGCCACGGGCCGGTCCTGGAGGATGCGCAGGGGGCCGTGGAGTTCTATCTGGCCCACCGTGCGCACCGGCTGGCCCAGGTGGAGACGGCGGTGGAGGCGGGGCTCCGTACGCCGTCGGACGTGGTGGCCCGGGTGTACGCGGATGTGGACCGCTCCCTGTGGCCGGCCGCCGAGCTGTCGGTACGGGCACAGCTGGAGTACCTCGCCGGGCACGGGCTCATCTGA
- a CDS encoding NUDIX hydrolase — MSQGQWYPPEWPDRIRALAAGELTAVAPRRAATVMLLRDPGAESGGATAGPVVHMLRRRTSMAFAGGAYAYPGGGVDPRDDDRLIGWAGPPLEQWAARLGVATAAEAQAVVCAAVRETFEEAGVLLAGETAGTVVSDTTGADWEADREALVARDLSFAEFLDRRGLLLRSDLLGAWARWITPEFEPRRYDTWFFVAALPEGQRTRAVSTEADRTVWIAPAEAARRYDLGELLMMPPTVSTLRALTPYRTAAEALGAAEGQDMAPVLAQARLEGDELVLSWPGHDEFTKHVPTAGEGGGPA; from the coding sequence ATGTCCCAAGGTCAGTGGTACCCCCCGGAATGGCCCGACCGGATCAGGGCGCTCGCCGCCGGTGAGCTGACGGCCGTGGCACCCCGGCGGGCCGCCACCGTGATGCTGCTCCGCGATCCGGGGGCGGAGAGCGGCGGTGCGACGGCCGGTCCCGTCGTGCACATGCTGCGTCGGCGGACCTCCATGGCGTTCGCCGGAGGCGCGTACGCCTATCCGGGTGGGGGTGTCGATCCGCGCGACGACGACCGGCTGATCGGGTGGGCCGGGCCCCCTCTGGAGCAGTGGGCCGCCCGGCTCGGTGTGGCGACGGCCGCCGAGGCGCAGGCCGTCGTCTGTGCGGCGGTGCGGGAGACGTTCGAGGAGGCGGGGGTCCTGCTCGCCGGGGAGACCGCCGGGACGGTGGTCAGCGATACGACCGGGGCCGACTGGGAGGCCGACCGCGAGGCGCTGGTCGCCCGGGACCTGTCCTTCGCGGAGTTCCTGGACCGGCGCGGGCTGCTGCTCCGCTCGGACCTGCTGGGCGCCTGGGCGCGGTGGATCACCCCGGAGTTCGAACCGAGGCGGTACGACACCTGGTTCTTCGTCGCCGCGCTCCCCGAGGGGCAGCGCACCCGGGCCGTCTCCACGGAGGCGGACCGCACGGTGTGGATCGCCCCGGCGGAGGCGGCCCGCCGCTACGACCTGGGCGAGCTGCTGATGATGCCGCCCACCGTGTCGACGCTGCGGGCCCTGACGCCGTACAGGACGGCCGCCGAGGCGCTCGGGGCGGCGGAGGGCCAGGACATGGCTCCCGTACTCGCGCAGGCCCGTCTGGAGGGGGATGAGCTGGTGCTGAGCTGGCCCGGACACGACGAGTTCACCAAGCACGTGCCGACGGCGGGCGAGGGCGGTGGTCCGGCATGA
- a CDS encoding LysR family transcriptional regulator: MAGAVEAQLAELGLTLPAVVPPLASYQPAVQSGVYVYTSGQLPMVDGKLAVTGKVGAEVTPDEAKELAKTCALNALAAVKSVAGDLDRIKRVVKVVGFVASASDFTGQPAVINGASELLGAVLGDKGVHARSAVGVAVLPLDAPVEVEVQVELVDA; encoded by the coding sequence GTGGCGGGCGCCGTCGAGGCACAGCTCGCTGAGCTCGGCCTGACCCTGCCCGCCGTCGTGCCGCCGCTGGCCTCGTACCAGCCGGCCGTGCAGTCCGGGGTGTACGTGTACACCTCGGGCCAGCTGCCGATGGTGGACGGCAAGCTCGCCGTCACCGGCAAGGTCGGCGCCGAGGTCACGCCGGACGAGGCGAAGGAGCTCGCGAAGACCTGCGCGCTCAACGCCCTGGCCGCCGTGAAGTCGGTCGCCGGTGACCTGGACCGGATCAAGCGCGTGGTGAAGGTCGTGGGCTTCGTCGCCTCGGCGTCCGACTTCACCGGGCAGCCCGCCGTGATCAACGGTGCGAGCGAGCTGCTGGGCGCGGTCCTGGGCGACAAGGGCGTGCACGCGCGCAGCGCCGTCGGCGTCGCCGTACTGCCGCTGGACGCCCCGGTGGAGGTCGAGGTCCAGGTCGAGCTCGTCGACGCCTGA